The following are encoded together in the Mesoplodon densirostris isolate mMesDen1 chromosome 2, mMesDen1 primary haplotype, whole genome shotgun sequence genome:
- the BCL9 gene encoding B-cell CLL/lymphoma 9 protein isoform X2 encodes MHSSNPKVRNSPSGNTQSSPKSKQEVMVRPPTVMSPSGNPQLDSKFSNQGKQGGSASQSQPSPCDSKSGGHTPKALPGPGGSMGLKNGAGNGAKGKGKRERSISADSFDQRDPGTPNDDSDMKECNSADHIKSQDSQHTPHSMTPSNATVPRSSTPSHGQTTAPEPTPAQKTPAKVVYVFSTEMANKAAEAVLKGQVETIVSFHIQNISNSKTERSTVPLNTQISALRNDPKPLPQQPPTPANQDQTSSQNTRLQPTPPIPAPAPKPAAPPRPLDQDSPGVENKLIPSVGSPATSTPLPPDGTGPNSTPNNRAVTPVSQGSSSSSADPKAPPPPPVSSGEPPPLGENPDGLSQEQLEHRERSLQTLRDIQRMLFPDEKEFPGGQSGGPQQNTGVLDGPQKKTEGPIQAMMAQSQSLGKGPGPRTDVGAPFGPQGHRDVPFSPDEMVPPSMNSQSGPIGPDHLDHMTPEQIAWLKLQQEFYEEKRRKQEQVVVQQCSLQDMMVHQHGPRGVVRGPPPPYQMTPSEAWGPGGAEPFADGISMPHSLPPRAMAPHPNMPGSQMRLPGFAGMMNSEMEGPNVPNPASRPGLSGVSWPDDVPKIPDSRNFPPGQGVFSGPGRGERFPNPQGLSEELFQQQLAEKQLGLPPGMSMEGIRPGMEMNRMIPGSQRHMEPGNNPIFPRIPVEGPLSPSRGDFPKGMPPQMGPGRELEFGMVPSGMKGDVSLNVNMGSNSQMIPQKMREAGAGPEEMMKLRAGGADMLPAQQKMVPLPFGEHPQQEYGMGPRPFLPMSQGPGSNSGLRNLREPIGPDQRTNSRLSHMPPLPLNPSSNPTSLNTAPPVQRGLGRKPVDLSVAGSQVHSPGINPLKSPTMRQVQSPMLGSPSGNLKSPQTPSQLAGMLAGPAAAASIKSPPVLGSAAASPVHLKSPSLPAPSPGWTSSPKPPLQSPGIPPNHKAPLTMASPAMLGSVESGGPPPPTASQSASVSIPGSLPSSTPYTMPPEPTLSQNPLSIMMSRMSKFAMPSSTPLYHDAIKTVASSDDDSPPARSPNLPSMNNMPGPNPVVPMPTLSPMGMTQPLSHSNQMPSPNAMGPTIPPHGVPMGPGLMSHNPIMGHGSQEPPMVPQGRMGFPQGFPPVQSPPQQVPFPHNGPSGGQGNFPGGMGFPGEGPLGRPSNLPQSSADAALCKPGGPGGPDSFAVLGNSMPSVFTDPDLQEVIRPGATGIPEFDLSRIIPSEKPSQTLQYFPRGEVPGRKQPQGPGPGFSHMQGMMGEQAPRMGLALPGMGGPGPVGTPDIPLGTAPSMPGHNPMRPPAFLQQGMMGPHHRMMSPAQSTMPGQPTLMSNPAAAVGMIPGKDRGPAGLYTHPGPVGSPGMMMSMQGMMGPQQNIMIPPQMRPRGMAADVGMGGFSQGPGNPGNMMF; translated from the exons aatGTAATTCTGCTGACCACATAAAGTCCCAGGATTCCCAACACACGCCACACTCGATGACCCCATCAAATGCTACAGTCCCCAGGTCTTCCACCCCCTCCCATGGTCAGACTACTGCCCCAGAGCCCACACCTGCTCAGAAGACTCCCGCCAAAGTggtgtatgtgttttctactGAGATGGCCAATAA AGCTGCAGAAGCTGTATTGAAGGGCCAGGTTGAAACTATTGTCTCTTTCCACATCCAGAACATCTCTAACAGCAAGACAGAGAGAAGCACAGTCCCTCTG AACACACAGATATCTGCCCTTCGGAATGATCCGAAACCTCTCCCACAACAGCCCCCCACTCCAGCCAACCAGGACCAGACTTCCTCCCAGAACACCAGACTGCAGCCAACTCCACCCATTCCGGCACCAGCACCCAAGCCTGCCGCCCCCCCGCGTCCCCTGGACCAGGATAGTCCTGgggtagaaaacaaactgattCCTTCTGTAGGCAGCCCTGCCACCTCCACTCCACTGCCGCCAGACGGTACTGGGCCAAACTCGACGCCCAACAACCGAGCAGTGACTCCCGTTTCCCAGGGGAGCAGTAGCTCTTCAGCAGATCCCAAAGCCCCCCCGCCTCCACCGGTGTCCAGTGGAGAGCCCCCCCCACTGGGAGAGAACCCCGACGGACTATCTCAGGAGCAGCTGGAGCACCGGGAGCGCTCCTTACAAACGCTCAGAGATATCCAGCGCATGCTTTTCCCTGATGAGAAAGAATTCCCGGGAGGACAGAGTGGGGGACCCCAGCAGAATACTGGGGTGTTAGATGGAcctcagaaaaaaacagaagggcCAATACAGGCCATGATGGCTCAATCCCAAAGCCTAGGTAAGGGACCTGGGCCCCGGACAGATGTGGGGGCTCCATTTGGCCCTCAGGGACACAGAGATGTGCCCTTTTCTCCGGATGAAATGGTTCCACCTTCCATGAACTCGCAGTCTGGGCCCATTGGACCCGACCACCTGGATCACATGACCCCTGAGCAGATAGCGTGGCTGAAACTGCAGCAGGAGTTCTATgaggagaagaggagaaagcaGGAGCAAGTGGTCGTGCAGCAGTGCTCCCTCCAGGACATGATGGTCCATCAGCACGGGCCGCGGGGAGTCGTCCGAGGGCCTCCCCCTCCGTACCAGATGACCCCCAGTGaggcctgggggcctgggggtgCAGAGCCCTTTGCTGACGGGATCAGCATGCCCCATTCTCTGCCCCCGAGGGCCATGGCTCCCCACCCCAACATGCCAGGGAGCCAGATGCGCCTCCCTGGATTTGCAGGAATGATGAACTCTGAAATGGAGGGGCCTAATGTCCCCAACCCAGCATCTAGACCAGGTCTTTCTGGAGTCAGCTGGCCAGACGATGTGCCAAAAATCCCAGACAGTCGAAACTTCCCGCCTGGCCAGGGCGTCTTCAGTGGTCCTGGCCGAGGGGAACGTTTCCCAAACCCCCAAGGATTGTCTGAAGAGTTgtttcaacagcagctggcagaGAAACAGCTAGGTCTGCCCCCGGGGATGAGCATGGAAGGCATCAGGCCCGGCATGGAGATGAACAGGATGATCCCTGGCTCCCAGCGACACATGGAGCCGGGGAATAATCCCATCTTCCCTCGAATACCAGTGGAGGGCCCGCTGAGCCCTTCTAGGGGTGACTTTCCAAAAGGAATGCCCCCACAGATGGGCCCCGGTCGGGAACTCGAGTTTGGGATGGTTCCTAGTGGGATGAAGGGAGATGTCAGTCTAAATGTCAACATGGGATCCAACTCTCAGATGATACCTCAGAAGATGAGAGAGGCTGGGGCGGGGCCCGAGGAGATGATGAAACTCCGCGCCGGCGGTGCAGACATGCTGCCTGCTCAGCAGAAGATGGTGCCCCTGCCCTTTGGCGAGCACCCTCAGCAAGAGTATGGCATGGGCCCCAGGCCGTTCCTCCCCATGTCTCAGGGTCCAGGCAGCAACAGTGGCTTGCGGAATCTCAGAGAACCAATTGGGCCCGACCAAAGGACTAACAGCCGGCTCAGTCATATGCCACCACTACCTCTCAACCCTTCTAGTAACCCGACTAGCCTCAACACCGCTCCTCCTGTTCAGCGCGGCCTGGGGCGGAAGCCCGTGGATCTCTCTGTGGCAGGCAGCCAGGTGCATTCCCCAGGCATTAACCCTCTGAAATCTCCCACGATGCGCCAAGTCCAGTCGCCAATGCTGGGCTCGCCCTCGGGGAACCTCAAGTCCCCCCAGACTCCATCGCAGCTGGCAGGCATGCTGGCGGgtccagctgctgctgcttccaTTAAGTCCCCCCCTGTCTTGGGGTCTGCTGCTGCTTCGCCTGTTCACCTCAAGTCTCCATCACTTCCCGCCCCGTCACCTGGATGGACCTCCTCTCCAAAACCTCCCCTTCAGAGTCCCGGGATCCCTCCAAACCATAAAGCACCCCTCACCATGGCCTCCCCAGCCATGCTGGGAAGTGTAGAGTCAG GTGGGCCCCCACCTCCTACAGCCAGCCAGTCTGCCTCTGTGAGTATCCCGGGAAGTCTTCCCTCTAGTACACCTTACACCATGCCTCCAGAGCCGACCCTTTCCCAGAACCCACTGTCTATTATGATGTCTCGAATGTCCAAGTTTGCAATGCCCAGTTCTACCCCGTTATACCACGATGCCATCAAGACCGTGGCCAGCTCAGATGACGACTCCCCTCCAGCTCGTTCTCCCAACTTGCCATCAATGAATAATATGCCAG GTCCAAACCCCGTGGTTCCAATGCCAACCCTCAGCCCAATGGGAATGACCCAGCCACTTTCTCACTCCAATCAGATGCCCTCTCCGAATGCCATGGGACCCACCATACCTCCTCATGGGGTCCCGATGGGGCCTGGCTTGATGTCACACAATCCTATCATGGGGCATGGGTCCCAGGAGCCTCCGATGGTACCTCAAGGACGGATGGGTTtcccccagggcttccctccAGTTCAATCTCCTCCACAGCAGGTTCCATTTCCTCACAATGGCCCCAGTGGGGGGCAGGGCAACTTCCCAGGAGGGATGGGTTTCCCAGGAGAAGGGCCCCTTGGCCGCCCCAGCAACCTGCCCCAAAGTTCAGCAGATGCAGCACTTTGCAAGCCTGGAGGCCCAGGGGGTCCTGACTCCTTCGCTGTCTTGGGGAACAGCATGCCTTCAGTGTTTACAGACCCAGATCTACAGGAGGTCATCCGACCTGGAGCCACCGGAATACCTGAGTTTGATCTGTCTCGCATTATTCCATCTGAGAAGCCTAGCCAGACACTGCAATATTTCCCTCGAGGGGAAGTCCCAGGCCGTAAACAGCCCCAGGGTCCTGGACCTGGGTTTTCGCACATGCAGGGGATGATGGGCGAACAAGCCCCCAGAATGGGACTAGCATTACCTGGCATGGGAGGTCCAGGGCCAGTGGGAACTCCGGACATCCCTCTTGGTACAGCTCCATCCATGCCAGGCCACAACCCAATGAGACCACCAGCCTTTCTCCAGCAAGGCATGATGGGACCTCACCATCGGATGATGTCACCAGCACAATCTACAATGCCCGGCCAGCCCACCCTGATGAGCAATCCAGCTGCTGCCGTGGGCATGATTCCTGGCAAGGATCGAGGGCCTGCCGGGCTGTACACCCACCCTGGGCCTGTGGGCTCTCCAGGCATGATGATGTCCATGCAGGGCATGATGGGACCCCAACAGAACATCATGATCCCCCCACAGATGAGGCCCCGGGGCATGGCCGCTGACGTGGGCATGGGTGGATTTAGCCAAGGACCTGGCAACCCAGGAAACATgatgttttaa
- the BCL9 gene encoding B-cell CLL/lymphoma 9 protein isoform X1: protein MHSSNPKVRNSPSGNTQSSPKSKQEVMVRPPTVMSPSGNPQLDSKFSNQGKQGGSASQSQPSPCDSKSGGHTPKALPGPGGSMGLKNGAGNGAKGKGKRERSISADSFDQRDPGTPNDDSDMKECNSADHIKSQDSQHTPHSMTPSNATVPRSSTPSHGQTTAPEPTPAQKTPAKVVYVFSTEMANKAAEAVLKGQVETIVSFHIQNISNSKTERSTVPLNTQISALRNDPKPLPQQPPTPANQDQTSSQNTRLQPTPPIPAPAPKPAAPPRPLDQDSPGVENKLIPSVGSPATSTPLPPDGTGPNSTPNNRAVTPVSQGSSSSSADPKAPPPPPVSSGEPPPLGENPDGLSQEQLEHRERSLQTLRDIQRMLFPDEKEFPGGQSGGPQQNTGVLDGPQKKTEGPIQAMMAQSQSLGKGPGPRTDVGAPFGPQGHRDVPFSPDEMVPPSMNSQSGPIGPDHLDHMTPEQIAWLKLQQEFYEEKRRKQEQVVVQQCSLQDMMVHQHGPRGVVRGPPPPYQMTPSEAWGPGGAEPFADGISMPHSLPPRAMAPHPNMPGSQMRLPGFAGMMNSEMEGPNVPNPASRPGLSGVSWPDDVPKIPDSRNFPPGQGVFSGPGRGERFPNPQGLSEELFQQQLAEKQLGLPPGMSMEGIRPGMEMNRMIPGSQRHMEPGNNPIFPRIPVEGPLSPSRGDFPKGMPPQMGPGRELEFGMVPSGMKGDVSLNVNMGSNSQMIPQKMREAGAGPEEMMKLRAGGADMLPAQQKMVPLPFGEHPQQEYGMGPRPFLPMSQGPGSNSGLRNLREPIGPDQRTNSRLSHMPPLPLNPSSNPTSLNTAPPVQRGLGRKPVDLSVAGSQVHSPGINPLKSPTMRQVQSPMLGSPSGNLKSPQTPSQLAGMLAGPAAAASIKSPPVLGSAAASPVHLKSPSLPAPSPGWTSSPKPPLQSPGIPPNHKAPLTMASPAMLGSVESGGPPPPTASQSASVSIPGSLPSSTPYTMPPEPTLSQNPLSIMMSRMSKFAMPSSTPLYHDAIKTVASSDDDSPPARSPNLPSMNNMPGMGINTQNPRISGPNPVVPMPTLSPMGMTQPLSHSNQMPSPNAMGPTIPPHGVPMGPGLMSHNPIMGHGSQEPPMVPQGRMGFPQGFPPVQSPPQQVPFPHNGPSGGQGNFPGGMGFPGEGPLGRPSNLPQSSADAALCKPGGPGGPDSFAVLGNSMPSVFTDPDLQEVIRPGATGIPEFDLSRIIPSEKPSQTLQYFPRGEVPGRKQPQGPGPGFSHMQGMMGEQAPRMGLALPGMGGPGPVGTPDIPLGTAPSMPGHNPMRPPAFLQQGMMGPHHRMMSPAQSTMPGQPTLMSNPAAAVGMIPGKDRGPAGLYTHPGPVGSPGMMMSMQGMMGPQQNIMIPPQMRPRGMAADVGMGGFSQGPGNPGNMMF, encoded by the exons aatGTAATTCTGCTGACCACATAAAGTCCCAGGATTCCCAACACACGCCACACTCGATGACCCCATCAAATGCTACAGTCCCCAGGTCTTCCACCCCCTCCCATGGTCAGACTACTGCCCCAGAGCCCACACCTGCTCAGAAGACTCCCGCCAAAGTggtgtatgtgttttctactGAGATGGCCAATAA AGCTGCAGAAGCTGTATTGAAGGGCCAGGTTGAAACTATTGTCTCTTTCCACATCCAGAACATCTCTAACAGCAAGACAGAGAGAAGCACAGTCCCTCTG AACACACAGATATCTGCCCTTCGGAATGATCCGAAACCTCTCCCACAACAGCCCCCCACTCCAGCCAACCAGGACCAGACTTCCTCCCAGAACACCAGACTGCAGCCAACTCCACCCATTCCGGCACCAGCACCCAAGCCTGCCGCCCCCCCGCGTCCCCTGGACCAGGATAGTCCTGgggtagaaaacaaactgattCCTTCTGTAGGCAGCCCTGCCACCTCCACTCCACTGCCGCCAGACGGTACTGGGCCAAACTCGACGCCCAACAACCGAGCAGTGACTCCCGTTTCCCAGGGGAGCAGTAGCTCTTCAGCAGATCCCAAAGCCCCCCCGCCTCCACCGGTGTCCAGTGGAGAGCCCCCCCCACTGGGAGAGAACCCCGACGGACTATCTCAGGAGCAGCTGGAGCACCGGGAGCGCTCCTTACAAACGCTCAGAGATATCCAGCGCATGCTTTTCCCTGATGAGAAAGAATTCCCGGGAGGACAGAGTGGGGGACCCCAGCAGAATACTGGGGTGTTAGATGGAcctcagaaaaaaacagaagggcCAATACAGGCCATGATGGCTCAATCCCAAAGCCTAGGTAAGGGACCTGGGCCCCGGACAGATGTGGGGGCTCCATTTGGCCCTCAGGGACACAGAGATGTGCCCTTTTCTCCGGATGAAATGGTTCCACCTTCCATGAACTCGCAGTCTGGGCCCATTGGACCCGACCACCTGGATCACATGACCCCTGAGCAGATAGCGTGGCTGAAACTGCAGCAGGAGTTCTATgaggagaagaggagaaagcaGGAGCAAGTGGTCGTGCAGCAGTGCTCCCTCCAGGACATGATGGTCCATCAGCACGGGCCGCGGGGAGTCGTCCGAGGGCCTCCCCCTCCGTACCAGATGACCCCCAGTGaggcctgggggcctgggggtgCAGAGCCCTTTGCTGACGGGATCAGCATGCCCCATTCTCTGCCCCCGAGGGCCATGGCTCCCCACCCCAACATGCCAGGGAGCCAGATGCGCCTCCCTGGATTTGCAGGAATGATGAACTCTGAAATGGAGGGGCCTAATGTCCCCAACCCAGCATCTAGACCAGGTCTTTCTGGAGTCAGCTGGCCAGACGATGTGCCAAAAATCCCAGACAGTCGAAACTTCCCGCCTGGCCAGGGCGTCTTCAGTGGTCCTGGCCGAGGGGAACGTTTCCCAAACCCCCAAGGATTGTCTGAAGAGTTgtttcaacagcagctggcagaGAAACAGCTAGGTCTGCCCCCGGGGATGAGCATGGAAGGCATCAGGCCCGGCATGGAGATGAACAGGATGATCCCTGGCTCCCAGCGACACATGGAGCCGGGGAATAATCCCATCTTCCCTCGAATACCAGTGGAGGGCCCGCTGAGCCCTTCTAGGGGTGACTTTCCAAAAGGAATGCCCCCACAGATGGGCCCCGGTCGGGAACTCGAGTTTGGGATGGTTCCTAGTGGGATGAAGGGAGATGTCAGTCTAAATGTCAACATGGGATCCAACTCTCAGATGATACCTCAGAAGATGAGAGAGGCTGGGGCGGGGCCCGAGGAGATGATGAAACTCCGCGCCGGCGGTGCAGACATGCTGCCTGCTCAGCAGAAGATGGTGCCCCTGCCCTTTGGCGAGCACCCTCAGCAAGAGTATGGCATGGGCCCCAGGCCGTTCCTCCCCATGTCTCAGGGTCCAGGCAGCAACAGTGGCTTGCGGAATCTCAGAGAACCAATTGGGCCCGACCAAAGGACTAACAGCCGGCTCAGTCATATGCCACCACTACCTCTCAACCCTTCTAGTAACCCGACTAGCCTCAACACCGCTCCTCCTGTTCAGCGCGGCCTGGGGCGGAAGCCCGTGGATCTCTCTGTGGCAGGCAGCCAGGTGCATTCCCCAGGCATTAACCCTCTGAAATCTCCCACGATGCGCCAAGTCCAGTCGCCAATGCTGGGCTCGCCCTCGGGGAACCTCAAGTCCCCCCAGACTCCATCGCAGCTGGCAGGCATGCTGGCGGgtccagctgctgctgcttccaTTAAGTCCCCCCCTGTCTTGGGGTCTGCTGCTGCTTCGCCTGTTCACCTCAAGTCTCCATCACTTCCCGCCCCGTCACCTGGATGGACCTCCTCTCCAAAACCTCCCCTTCAGAGTCCCGGGATCCCTCCAAACCATAAAGCACCCCTCACCATGGCCTCCCCAGCCATGCTGGGAAGTGTAGAGTCAG GTGGGCCCCCACCTCCTACAGCCAGCCAGTCTGCCTCTGTGAGTATCCCGGGAAGTCTTCCCTCTAGTACACCTTACACCATGCCTCCAGAGCCGACCCTTTCCCAGAACCCACTGTCTATTATGATGTCTCGAATGTCCAAGTTTGCAATGCCCAGTTCTACCCCGTTATACCACGATGCCATCAAGACCGTGGCCAGCTCAGATGACGACTCCCCTCCAGCTCGTTCTCCCAACTTGCCATCAATGAATAATATGCCAG gaATGGGCATTAATACACAGAATCCTCGAATTTCAGGTCCAAACCCCGTGGTTCCAATGCCAACCCTCAGCCCAATGGGAATGACCCAGCCACTTTCTCACTCCAATCAGATGCCCTCTCCGAATGCCATGGGACCCACCATACCTCCTCATGGGGTCCCGATGGGGCCTGGCTTGATGTCACACAATCCTATCATGGGGCATGGGTCCCAGGAGCCTCCGATGGTACCTCAAGGACGGATGGGTTtcccccagggcttccctccAGTTCAATCTCCTCCACAGCAGGTTCCATTTCCTCACAATGGCCCCAGTGGGGGGCAGGGCAACTTCCCAGGAGGGATGGGTTTCCCAGGAGAAGGGCCCCTTGGCCGCCCCAGCAACCTGCCCCAAAGTTCAGCAGATGCAGCACTTTGCAAGCCTGGAGGCCCAGGGGGTCCTGACTCCTTCGCTGTCTTGGGGAACAGCATGCCTTCAGTGTTTACAGACCCAGATCTACAGGAGGTCATCCGACCTGGAGCCACCGGAATACCTGAGTTTGATCTGTCTCGCATTATTCCATCTGAGAAGCCTAGCCAGACACTGCAATATTTCCCTCGAGGGGAAGTCCCAGGCCGTAAACAGCCCCAGGGTCCTGGACCTGGGTTTTCGCACATGCAGGGGATGATGGGCGAACAAGCCCCCAGAATGGGACTAGCATTACCTGGCATGGGAGGTCCAGGGCCAGTGGGAACTCCGGACATCCCTCTTGGTACAGCTCCATCCATGCCAGGCCACAACCCAATGAGACCACCAGCCTTTCTCCAGCAAGGCATGATGGGACCTCACCATCGGATGATGTCACCAGCACAATCTACAATGCCCGGCCAGCCCACCCTGATGAGCAATCCAGCTGCTGCCGTGGGCATGATTCCTGGCAAGGATCGAGGGCCTGCCGGGCTGTACACCCACCCTGGGCCTGTGGGCTCTCCAGGCATGATGATGTCCATGCAGGGCATGATGGGACCCCAACAGAACATCATGATCCCCCCACAGATGAGGCCCCGGGGCATGGCCGCTGACGTGGGCATGGGTGGATTTAGCCAAGGACCTGGCAACCCAGGAAACATgatgttttaa